From one Lycium ferocissimum isolate CSIRO_LF1 chromosome 7, AGI_CSIRO_Lferr_CH_V1, whole genome shotgun sequence genomic stretch:
- the LOC132063363 gene encoding uncharacterized protein LOC132063363 has protein sequence MGPPKSVRTISQEAFDELVHENIEDLGMDPTEALQDAIQTLNLQGVDLSGIVTSIGEENPVIESLERLKELDGDWKEGGGDEKEIVEWLDKLNDACNVDGSGNAAIATKNGALQLVCSICSKLASDGLVSALNTLVSLLHDLQSTEIFRVIDGPRMVMNILNNTKENSSVLNSGFSVVSAAATGNEVLKEAFMNFKIDELIHQCLREFSRGSIPYLYDAVRVLLTSDDNRVVASEVYGYARKFAKIGIVEALVDSLHEGIKSPSLVSASVALKAVAVNVSIV, from the exons ATGGGCCCACCGAAGTCCGTTCGTACAATATCTCAAGAAGCGTTCGATGAATTGGTTCACgaaaatattgaagatcttgGAATGGACCCCACTGAAGCCCTTCAAGACGCTATTCAAACTCTAAATCTCCAAGGCGTTGATCTCTCCG GGATCGTAACTAGCATTGGGGAGGAAAATCCGGTAATTGAATCACTTGAGAGGCTGAAGGAATTGGATGGTGATTGGAAGGAGGGAGGTGGGGATGAGAAGGAAATTGTTGAATGGTTAGATAAATTGAATGATGCGTGTAATGTTGATGGATCAGGAAATGCTGCTATAGCAACTAAGAATGGTGCTCTACAATTGGTGTGTTCCATATGCTCTAAACTTGCGAGCGACGGCCTTGTTTCAGCTCTCAACACATTGGTTTCTTTACTTCATG ATCTACAGAGCACTGAAATATTTAGGGTGATTGATGGTCCAAGGATGGTTATGAATATCCTAAACAATACGAAAGAAAACTCAAGCGTCTTGAACAGTGGATTCTCTGTTGTTTCTGCCGCTGCAACTGGTAATGAGGTCCTCAAGGAGGCATTTATGAACTTCAAAATTGATGAGCTGATTCATCAATGTTTAAGAGAATTTAGTAGGGGGAGCATTCCTTATTTATATGATGCTGTACGAGTCCTGCTAACATCTGATGATAATCGTGTTGTGGCCTCTGAA GTTTATGGGTACGCCAGAAAGTTTGCAAAAATAggaattgttgaagcacttgttGATTCACTTCATGAAGGGATCAAGTCGCCTAGTCTGGTGTCTGCAAGTGTTGCTTTAAAGGCTGTTGCTGTTAATGTAAGTATTgtataa